A genomic window from Anguilla rostrata isolate EN2019 chromosome 14, ASM1855537v3, whole genome shotgun sequence includes:
- the LOC135239358 gene encoding 5-hydroxytryptamine receptor 1A-alpha-like yields the protein MESTNNTTFSDGTGLNENATTLFKVALSYQIVTSMFLGALILCAIFGNACVVAAIALERSLQNVANYLIGSLAVTDLMVSVLVLPMAALYLVLNRWTLGQVTCDIFISLDVLCCTSSILHLCAIALDRYWAITDPIDYVNKRTPRRAAVLISVTWLVGFSISIPPMLGWRKPEDRADPDACNISQDPGYTIYSTFGAFYIPLILMLVLYGRIFKAARFRIRKTVRKTEKKKVSDKCLAVSPALFHKKTNGELSKNWKRSVEPKPSSCVNGAVKHAEDGESLEIIEVHSNSRNHLALPNTPQSAVCFENRNEKSTEAKRKIALARERKTVKTLGIIMGTFILCWLPFFIVALVLPFCPKSCHMPAWLWNVINWLGYSNSLLNPIIYAYFNKDFQNAFKKIIKCKFCRP from the coding sequence ATGGAAAGTACAAACAACACAACATTTTCAGACGGGACCGGACTGAACGAGAACGCGACTACTTTATTCAAAGTGGCCCTGAGTTACCAAATCGTCACCTCCATGTTCCTTGGAGCACTTATTCTCTGTGCCATATTTGGAAATGCGTGTGTGGTCGCGGCCATCGCTCTGGAGAGGTCCCTCCAGAATGTGGCGAACTATCTGATCGGATCGCTGGCCGTTACGGACCTCATGGTATCGGTGCTGGTTCTGCCCATGGCGGCACTTTATCTAGTCTTAAATAGGTGGACCCTCGGTCAGGTAACTTGcgacattttcatttctctaGACGTGTTGTGCTGCACATCGTCAATACTACACCTATGCGCAATAGCTTTGGACAGATACTGGGCTATAACAGACCCCATAGATTACGTGAACAAAAGAACTCCTAGACGCGCAGCCGTCTTAATCAGCGTTACCTGGCTGGTAGGGTTTTCTATATCTATCCCGCCGATGTTAGGATGGAGAAAACCTGAGGACAGAGCAGACCCTGACGCCTGTAACATCAGCCAAGATCCCGGGTATACCATCTACTCAACTTTCGGCGCGTTTTACATCCCGCTGATTCTAATGCTTGTTCTCTACGGGAGGATATTTAAGGCTGCCAGGTTTCGAATTCGAAAAACAGTCCGGAAAACggagaaaaagaaagtttcGGACAAGTGCTTGGCGGTGTCGCCagccctgtttcacaaaaagACTAACGGGGAGCTGAGCAAAAACTGGAAGCGGAGCGTGGAACCCAAACCCAGTTCGTGCGTAAACGGCGCGGTCAAACACGCTGAAGACGGCGAGTCACTGGAGATCATTGAAGTTCACAGCAACTCCAGAAATCACCTTGCCCTGCCTAACACTCCACAGTCGGCTGTGTGTTTCGAGAACAGAAACGAAAAGAGCACAGAGGCCAAGAGAAAAATTGCCTTGGCCAGAGAACGCAAAACAGTAAAGACCCTTGGTATCATAATGGGAAcgtttattttgtgttggttGCCATTCTTCATTGTGGCTCTGGTTTTGCCCTTTTGCCCTAAGAGTTGCCACATGCCCGCGTGGTTGTGGAACGTGATTAACTGGCTTGGCTACTCGAACTCTCTTTTAAACCCGATCATATATGCGTACTTCAACAAAGATTTCCAGAACGCTTTCAAGAAAATTATTAAATGCAAATTCTGCAGACCCTGA
- the rnf180b gene encoding E3 ubiquitin-protein ligase RNF180 isoform X1, protein METSGKVSVLRCRKCRKCVVDASCLLTIDAVDNVATECRVWHMDFDNLPTWILTSIHQARWTLGRLSCQHCGARLGGFNFVNQAKCPCGLDLTVHLCKSRLDVDCRRPGSAGGAGRECRAVRPPLGATAAAWEAPPPPAVTGCELWPTALEAWPHEADAGLSNGGTVPLPTPQRNQRVPECSVGPVKTARRKARALDCSGGGGAWTGQSGSLTDSQLTRPLGEEAQSGSALPQPHPTAAGQSELEERPETTPVPEVYTLRRRRPSLTSTDEGEETEEGAEQTAPLRSLQLDRAVVTRMAPPRLSKRERNRLKSQRRKQRRRERWIQSRLQEHTQGLMGNVTSSEDEDAAAAVADRESLTCAVCLDIFFSPYMCQPCGHVFCEPCLRTLAKNRAASTPCPLCRTLITHVLFQKELSHTMKTFFPKLYLSRKQNFQKSGCSRWPLPSTRKLFHIFGAGFRRQPSPAGRRLFPHGGYGLGVLDTANSRGWRVEGVVLVYIRSINWLIGLSVCFFLCFLLFSSF, encoded by the exons ATGGAAACATCAGGCAAGGTGTCCGTACTTCGCTGCAGGAAGTGTCGTAAATGCGTGGTGGATGCATCTTGCTTGCTTACG ATTGACGCTGTTGACAATGTGGCAACAGAGTGCAGAGTCTGGCACATGGACTTTGACAATTTGCCTACCTGGATCCTGACGTCTATCCATCAG GCCCGCTGGACCTTGGGGCGGCTGAGCTGCCAGCACTGCGGGGCCCGCCTGGGCGGCTTCAACTTCGTCAACCAGGCCAAGTGCCCCTGCGGCCTGGACCTGACCGTGCACCTGTGCAAGAGCCGGCTGGACGTGGACTGCAGGCGGCCCGGGTccgccgggggggcggggcgagagTGCCGCGCCGTGCGCCCGCCCCTCGGAGCCACCGCCGCCGCCTgggaggcccctccccctccggccGTCACGGGCTGTGAGCTCTGGCCGACGGCCCTGGAGGCGTGGCCGCACGAGGCGGACGCCGGCCTCTCTAACGGTGGGACGGTCCCCTTGCCTACACCACAGAGAAACCAGAGAGTTCCAGAGTGTTCCGTAGGGCCAGTTAAAACAGCGCGCAGGAAGGCCCGCGCTTTGGATTGTagcggcgggggcggagcttggACTGGCCAATCCGGAAGTTTGACAGATTCCCAACTGACACGCCCACTCGGTGAGGAGGCTCAGTCGGGGTCTGCCCTTCCCCAACCGCACCCCACTGCTGCTGGCCAATCGGAGCTGGAAGAGAGGCCGGAGACCACGCCCGTCCCGGAAGTGTATACTCTGAGGAGGCGACGGCCTTCGCTGACCAGCACGGAcgagggggaggagacagaggaaggggcggagcagACTGCGCCTCTTAGGAGCCTGCAATTGGACAGGGCTGTGGTGACCCGCATGGCTCCGCCCAGGctcagcaagagagagaggaatcgTCTGAAGAGCCAGAGGAggaaacagaggaggagagagcgctGGATACAGAGCCGActgcaagaacacacacag gggctgatgggaaacgTGACGAGCAGCGAGGACGaggacgcggcggcggcggtggcggacAGGGAGAGCCTGACGTGCGCGGTGTGTCTGGACATCTTCTTCAGCCCCTACATGTGCCAGCCCTGCGGGCACGTCTTCTGCGAGCCCTGCCTGCGCACGCTCGCCAAGAACCGGGCCGccagcaccccctgccccctctgccGCACCCTCATCACCCACGTGCTCTTCCAGAAAG AGCTCAGCCACACAATGAAGACCTTCTTCCCAAAGCTCTACCTCAGCCGGAAGCAGAACTTCCAGAAGTCCGGGTGCTCCCGCTGGCCACTCCCCAGCACCCGGAAGCTCTTCCACATCTTCGGCG cagggTTTCGGAGGCAGCCCAGCCCGGCGGGGCGGCGGCTCTTCCCCCACGGCGGGTACGGCCTGGGCGTCCTGGACACGGCCAACTCCCGCGgctggagggtggagggtgtaGTGCTCGTCTACATCCGCTCCATCAACTGGCTCATCGGCCTGTCCGTCTGcttcttcctctgcttcctcctcttctcctccttctga
- the rnf180b gene encoding E3 ubiquitin-protein ligase RNF180 isoform X2 gives METSGKVSVLRCRKCRKCVVDASCLLTIDAVDNVATECRVWHMDFDNLPTWILTSIHQARWTLGRLSCQHCGARLGGFNFVNQAKCPCGLDLTVHLCKSRLDVDCRRPGSAGGAGRECRAVRPPLGATAAAWEAPPPPAVTGCELWPTALEAWPHEADAGLSNGGTVPLPTPQRNQRVPECSVGPVKTARRKARALDCSGGGGAWTGQSGSLTDSQLTRPLGEEAQSGSALPQPHPTAAGQSELEERPETTPVPEVYTLRRRRPSLTSTDEGEETEEGAEQTAPLRSLQLDRAVVTRMAPPRLSKRERNRLKSQRRKQRRRERWIQSRLQEHTQGLMGNVTSSEDEDAAAAVADRESLTCAVCLDIFFSPYMCQPCGHVFCEPCLRTLAKNRAASTPCPLCRTLITHVLFQKELSHTMKTFFPKLYLSRKQNFQKSGCSRWPLPSTRKLFHIFGGFRRQPSPAGRRLFPHGGYGLGVLDTANSRGWRVEGVVLVYIRSINWLIGLSVCFFLCFLLFSSF, from the exons ATGGAAACATCAGGCAAGGTGTCCGTACTTCGCTGCAGGAAGTGTCGTAAATGCGTGGTGGATGCATCTTGCTTGCTTACG ATTGACGCTGTTGACAATGTGGCAACAGAGTGCAGAGTCTGGCACATGGACTTTGACAATTTGCCTACCTGGATCCTGACGTCTATCCATCAG GCCCGCTGGACCTTGGGGCGGCTGAGCTGCCAGCACTGCGGGGCCCGCCTGGGCGGCTTCAACTTCGTCAACCAGGCCAAGTGCCCCTGCGGCCTGGACCTGACCGTGCACCTGTGCAAGAGCCGGCTGGACGTGGACTGCAGGCGGCCCGGGTccgccgggggggcggggcgagagTGCCGCGCCGTGCGCCCGCCCCTCGGAGCCACCGCCGCCGCCTgggaggcccctccccctccggccGTCACGGGCTGTGAGCTCTGGCCGACGGCCCTGGAGGCGTGGCCGCACGAGGCGGACGCCGGCCTCTCTAACGGTGGGACGGTCCCCTTGCCTACACCACAGAGAAACCAGAGAGTTCCAGAGTGTTCCGTAGGGCCAGTTAAAACAGCGCGCAGGAAGGCCCGCGCTTTGGATTGTagcggcgggggcggagcttggACTGGCCAATCCGGAAGTTTGACAGATTCCCAACTGACACGCCCACTCGGTGAGGAGGCTCAGTCGGGGTCTGCCCTTCCCCAACCGCACCCCACTGCTGCTGGCCAATCGGAGCTGGAAGAGAGGCCGGAGACCACGCCCGTCCCGGAAGTGTATACTCTGAGGAGGCGACGGCCTTCGCTGACCAGCACGGAcgagggggaggagacagaggaaggggcggagcagACTGCGCCTCTTAGGAGCCTGCAATTGGACAGGGCTGTGGTGACCCGCATGGCTCCGCCCAGGctcagcaagagagagaggaatcgTCTGAAGAGCCAGAGGAggaaacagaggaggagagagcgctGGATACAGAGCCGActgcaagaacacacacag gggctgatgggaaacgTGACGAGCAGCGAGGACGaggacgcggcggcggcggtggcggacAGGGAGAGCCTGACGTGCGCGGTGTGTCTGGACATCTTCTTCAGCCCCTACATGTGCCAGCCCTGCGGGCACGTCTTCTGCGAGCCCTGCCTGCGCACGCTCGCCAAGAACCGGGCCGccagcaccccctgccccctctgccGCACCCTCATCACCCACGTGCTCTTCCAGAAAG AGCTCAGCCACACAATGAAGACCTTCTTCCCAAAGCTCTACCTCAGCCGGAAGCAGAACTTCCAGAAGTCCGGGTGCTCCCGCTGGCCACTCCCCAGCACCCGGAAGCTCTTCCACATCTTCGGCG ggTTTCGGAGGCAGCCCAGCCCGGCGGGGCGGCGGCTCTTCCCCCACGGCGGGTACGGCCTGGGCGTCCTGGACACGGCCAACTCCCGCGgctggagggtggagggtgtaGTGCTCGTCTACATCCGCTCCATCAACTGGCTCATCGGCCTGTCCGTCTGcttcttcctctgcttcctcctcttctcctccttctga
- the LOC135239990 gene encoding regulator of G-protein signaling 7-binding protein A-like, with product MCSAPDGRKNRPRSTGSIFQISKTPYGDPERRKSTESARKAVRAVEDCRMTVQEFNTLVALYRELVISIGEISIDCPSLRAEMHETRTKGCEMARTAHQHLSVIYGPEDGEIPPEICRLFIQLQCCLEMYISEMLKSVCLLGSLQLQRKGRSDTEPIVDCRIDESSDVPILEDRWSPPMDCLHYSWLMYTDMESTERDVREMKNLLSKLRETLPLPLKNQDDSSLLNLTPYPVARQRKRCLFGSCCLVSS from the exons atgtgttctGCACCAGATGGGAGAAAAAACCGTCCCAGATCCACCGGGAGCATATTTCAAATTAGCAAGACGCCTTACGGGGACCCAGAACGCAGGAAAAGCACCGAGAGCGCCCGAAAAGCCGTGCGCGCGGTGGAGGACTGCAGGATG ACGGTCCAGGAGTTCAACACACTTGTGGCGCTGTATCGCGAATTGGTCATTTCCATCGGAGAGATATCGATCGACTGTCCCTCTCTGCGGGCGGAAATGCACGAGACTAGAACCAAAGGCTGCGAGATGGCTCGCACCGCACATCAACATCTTTCTGTAATTTACGG CCCAGAAGACGGGGAGATCCCTCCAGAGATATGCAGGCTCTTCATCCAGCTGCAGTGCTGCCTGGAGATGTACATCTCTGAGATGCTCAAATCCGTCTGCCTCCTGGGATCCCTGCAGCTGCAAAGGAAAG GGAGGTCTGACACCGAGCCCATTGTGGACTGCAGGATAGATGAGAGCTCAGATGTACCCATTCTAGAGGACAGATGGTCACCCCCTATGGACTGCCTGCACTATTCCTGGCTGATGTACACAGACATGGAGAGCACtgagag GGATGTGCGGGAGATGAAAAACTTGCTGAGCAAACTGCGAGAGACTCTGCCATTACCCCTGAAGAACCAAG atgaCAGCAGCCTTCTGAACCTCACTCCCTACCCCGTGGCcagacagaggaagaggtgTCTCTTTGGTTCCTGCTGTTTGGTTTCCAGCTGA